The sequence AGAGGGCCTCCAACGCGGCCTCCATACATTTCACCATCGAGGAGGCTGGGGTGGATGTTAAACCTATCATTGTCGTCCTCCCCCTAGAGCCTTTACCTGAGAATTTGGTCGAGACCAACCCTGTTGCGCTCAGGAGCCTTACATGCTTCCATATCTGGGTGTGGCTTCTAGGAGGATAATTATACTCTTCACATACGATCATGTATGTTCTCTCTAGGTCGCCCATGCTTAAGTAAGCTACATTACTCTCTTCAAGAGACCTCGCTAAAGCTAGGAGTAGCAACTTCTCGTTGATTGTAAGGTTGGTCAGATACTCATTTCTCAGAGTTGAGTATAACGCCCCAGCTGCCTTCCTGACATGTTCAGGTTTAACCTTTACGCTCCCTTCGGAGTCAGCGTATTTGCCAGCCCTCCAAAGAAGTTCTATGGCGTACCTAGCGTCACCGCTTATTGAGGCTATGTCTGCAGCGATCTCCAATGTATCCTCGTTCACAGAGCCTTCCTTGAACGCCAAATCAACCCTGTCCTTTAGGATGGTGAGCAGTTCACTTGAAGAGTATGGGTCTAATTTTATGAAGTTCTGTTGGAGAGTGCTAGCCGCGCTCCTATCAAGAAGCCCCAGATATTTCGGCTCCCTCAACATACATATCAGGGAGACCCTCACAGGCTCGGTGGCCCGCTCCTCCTGTATCCTTGTTAGAAGGTACAGTGCTGAATGGTCTATCTCGAGTAGGGCCTCAAGCTCATCCAAAGCCAGTATGAGGAATATGCCCTTCTCATCTAGGATACTCATTATGTTTTTCAACAATTCCTCAGACGAGAAACCTCTTCTAGGAAAATGCTCCTTGAGTTTCTCCATCACCTTCATCAAAACTGCAAATAGACTTCCCTTACATTCGCGGCAGTTTACATGTATGTAATGTAACCTTATCCTCTTCTGCTTTGCAACTCTTGTTATGTCCATACCGAACTTCTGGGCGATAACCGTCTTGCCAACGCCTACAGGACCCGTTATTATGACCCTATGGCCCATGGATCCAGGTGTCTCCAGTATAGACCTGAAAAGATGAGCTAGGAATGTTAGTTCATCCTCCCTATGTGGGAGTCTTGAGGGAATGTAATCGATAGATAGTGGGGCCTCGTTTTTAAAGACCGTTGGTCTGAGTAGGATTTGTCCTATAAAGTCCTCCCCGTAATCAGCCAGGTTACCAGCCGTAAGATTTCACCTTTCACAGGGTCAGCATAACATTTTCATTTCGAGAATATAAATGGTAGAGGAAGGTTAAACTGTAGATATCGACCGCACTCAGAATCGAATTCGGTAGGCACTCCCTTAAGGGATCAGATGTTTGAAAGAGACGCTCAGACCACTTTCAGGTCTCGTCGAT is a genomic window of Candidatus Bathyarchaeota archaeon containing:
- a CDS encoding ORC1-type DNA replication protein, with the translated sequence MADYGEDFIGQILLRPTVFKNEAPLSIDYIPSRLPHREDELTFLAHLFRSILETPGSMGHRVIITGPVGVGKTVIAQKFGMDITRVAKQKRIRLHYIHVNCRECKGSLFAVLMKVMEKLKEHFPRRGFSSEELLKNIMSILDEKGIFLILALDELEALLEIDHSALYLLTRIQEERATEPVRVSLICMLREPKYLGLLDRSAASTLQQNFIKLDPYSSSELLTILKDRVDLAFKEGSVNEDTLEIAADIASISGDARYAIELLWRAGKYADSEGSVKVKPEHVRKAAGALYSTLRNEYLTNLTINEKLLLLALARSLEESNVAYLSMGDLERTYMIVCEEYNYPPRSHTQIWKHVRLLSATGLVSTKFSGKGSRGRTTMIGLTSTPASSMVKCMEAALEALSSKSRHK